From one Methylomonas paludis genomic stretch:
- a CDS encoding DUF4124 domain-containing protein, translating to MSRLGSAPIGVYSDDGAVLQGLQGPNGNIFYLLAASTEVPVPLNAFWRTPIPAGATLASNSAALVTEFMRQFAVWGNVSVTTDTFTNTVFMADKSTPAVIVSQVGGSNAGLIQQFSNVPIPPYAVPSPDGLSSPDYGMTIYDPDSDTLWEFWKAQQVSGAWQAQWGGKLTGYSQSNGIFPYPYGASATGLPITAGHITAEELARGSINHAIGISLIDAEDSSIFSWPANRSDGHNPTSAPNRIMEGQRFRLDPSINVDALHLTRVGKMVAKAAQIYGFVVMDKGGALVIRAKNSMSYMAQGMDNPYPPLFGGLHSWAILQNFPWASLQFLPQNYGQPA from the coding sequence ATGTCGAGATTAGGTTCCGCTCCGATTGGTGTTTATTCAGATGATGGCGCGGTGTTGCAAGGCTTGCAGGGGCCAAACGGTAATATTTTCTATCTTTTGGCGGCTTCTACAGAGGTGCCGGTGCCGTTAAATGCTTTTTGGCGCACACCTATTCCGGCTGGAGCCACACTGGCCTCTAACTCGGCTGCTTTGGTGACTGAGTTTATGCGCCAGTTTGCGGTGTGGGGTAATGTTTCGGTAACGACAGACACATTTACCAATACGGTTTTTATGGCTGATAAATCGACGCCGGCTGTGATTGTATCGCAGGTGGGTGGATCCAATGCCGGGTTGATTCAGCAATTTTCCAATGTACCTATTCCGCCGTATGCGGTGCCTTCGCCTGACGGCTTGTCTTCACCTGATTATGGAATGACTATTTATGATCCGGATTCCGATACTTTGTGGGAGTTTTGGAAGGCTCAGCAAGTTTCCGGCGCGTGGCAGGCACAGTGGGGCGGGAAGTTAACAGGGTATTCTCAGTCTAATGGCATTTTTCCTTACCCTTACGGTGCCTCTGCAACGGGTTTGCCTATCACCGCTGGGCATATTACCGCTGAAGAGTTGGCCAGGGGGTCGATTAATCATGCGATTGGTATTTCACTGATCGATGCTGAGGATAGTTCTATTTTTTCCTGGCCGGCTAATCGTTCCGATGGGCATAACCCTACCAGTGCGCCTAACCGGATTATGGAAGGGCAGCGATTTAGGCTAGACCCTAGTATTAATGTGGATGCTTTGCATTTAACCCGTGTGGGTAAGATGGTTGCCAAAGCCGCTCAGATTTATGGCTTTGTGGTGATGGATAAGGGTGGGGCGCTGGTGATTAGGGCGAAAAACTCGATGTCTTATATGGCGCAGGGTATGGATAATCCTTATCCGCCTTTGTTTGGCGGCTTACACAGTTGGGCGATTTTGCAGAATTTCCCTTGGGCCAGTCTGCAGTTTTTACCGCAGAATTATGGACAGCCGGCATGA
- a CDS encoding acyltransferase family protein codes for MKNNRFVFLDGIRGIASLFVLTRHTNSFWNLEIHRCYLAVDIFFILSGYVIAHAYDKKIITKSIEKKDFILIRLIRLYPVFLLSLVGCIAVLIQTGTAFDSENIKNTFAVIALTSIFIPLHFHGEKALFPLNGPYWSLFYELVGNLIYVIIRPVLTNIILLLIVVISGVLLAIVSYAHQNLDAGFFFSTKSFIAGFTRSIFGIFAGILLHRHHELLQKSFLKNISPWVSIFIVTITLLIPNANHFNWIIDLGVVIFIYPICVIIGSNNAATRFEWFLLALGSASYPIYVLHKPFGDFISNLVHENERLYSPYSGILLTIILILTSMLIEKYYDIPLRKKINQIRLKYK; via the coding sequence ATGAAAAATAATAGATTCGTTTTTTTAGACGGGATAAGGGGTATTGCATCGTTATTTGTTCTTACACGCCACACTAATAGCTTTTGGAACCTAGAAATACATAGATGCTATCTTGCAGTTGATATTTTTTTTATTTTGAGTGGATACGTTATTGCACACGCATACGACAAAAAGATAATCACAAAAAGTATAGAAAAAAAAGATTTTATATTAATTAGATTAATAAGACTTTATCCAGTTTTCTTACTCTCATTAGTTGGCTGTATTGCTGTTTTAATTCAAACTGGAACAGCATTCGATAGTGAAAACATTAAAAATACATTTGCAGTTATCGCGTTAACTTCTATTTTTATACCACTACACTTTCATGGTGAAAAAGCTCTATTCCCGCTTAACGGGCCGTACTGGTCGCTTTTTTATGAGCTTGTTGGAAATTTAATTTATGTAATTATTAGACCAGTGTTAACCAACATTATCTTATTATTGATTGTTGTGATCTCTGGCGTACTTCTAGCTATAGTTTCATACGCACACCAGAATTTAGATGCTGGTTTCTTTTTCAGTACAAAATCATTTATTGCCGGATTCACAAGATCAATTTTTGGAATCTTTGCCGGCATTTTGTTACATAGACATCATGAGTTACTTCAAAAAAGCTTTCTTAAAAACATATCCCCTTGGGTTTCAATATTTATCGTTACAATAACCTTATTGATTCCTAATGCAAACCACTTTAACTGGATAATTGATCTGGGCGTAGTTATTTTTATTTACCCAATTTGCGTCATCATTGGATCTAACAATGCCGCCACAAGATTTGAATGGTTTCTCCTTGCACTAGGCTCTGCCAGCTACCCAATCTATGTATTGCATAAACCTTTTGGCGACTTTATTTCTAATTTGGTACATGAAAATGAGAGACTATACAGCCCTTACAGCGGAATATTACTTACTATAATTCTAATTTTAACTTCAATGTTAATTGAAAAGTATTATGACATTCCTCTTCGCAAAAAAATCAATCAAATACGGCTAAAATACAAATAA
- a CDS encoding SGNH/GDSL hydrolase family protein: MSRLGAAPVGVYSDDGAVLEAIKHPNGNLGYLVASYANTALMYADLNNGLLPVGLIAVNAGNREFIYNGTTLTELAVTGSNNFPHVNVAHSVIRTFLNNQGSAHVNEPHRQALEIALPPLLASTAWAKIVELWVPLGADLIGALVKLKYPSGNSATLTNHNFVAGDYTPTSGLTGDGSTKYLTSDANPSSLGLTANNWGLAVHTPSLPVNSSGLAASSVMASLVQSTHFFYVNGQLYNQFVYDNDILTPTAQSYLNYNNGSGNVTPPWGVARTAYVNSYNGVTAAGCSGFMMQSVSSSSGNVVPNATVSLFSIGVGNCSQATLTGYALFTGMTQAELQVLGAFFDTVNHLAYRPVFDGLLAFGDSIIRGNSTSNYLTKRWTQLLANQLGLTLTNYGMDGSTMSICPTLGNGGTANTYNCFEYDPTTNGTSPTSSQKGFLALPLQNSGALVCIGLGINDLSYSGNLTNYIKIYTQTLTQLKQAGFNMSNVLIAGITYASNSGGSAPANGYYTSALCQIWNSALANLAAQFDCIFVDMFSLWNSSNSNTYLNADGIHPNDAGHALMANQALAAYNAARNSTIALYVPVN; this comes from the coding sequence ATGTCCAGATTAGGCGCTGCGCCGGTTGGTGTGTATTCAGATGATGGGGCGGTGTTGGAAGCAATTAAGCATCCGAATGGGAATTTGGGGTATTTGGTTGCCTCATATGCCAACACGGCTTTGATGTATGCCGATTTGAATAACGGTTTGTTACCTGTAGGATTGATTGCCGTGAATGCCGGTAATCGTGAGTTTATTTATAACGGCACAACGCTGACAGAGCTTGCGGTCACAGGATCTAATAATTTTCCGCATGTGAATGTGGCACATTCGGTGATTCGTACGTTTTTGAACAATCAGGGTTCTGCACATGTTAACGAACCGCATCGGCAGGCGCTGGAGATTGCGCTGCCGCCGTTGTTGGCTTCGACGGCGTGGGCAAAAATTGTGGAGCTATGGGTTCCACTTGGCGCAGATTTGATTGGTGCGTTGGTTAAGCTGAAATACCCTTCGGGCAATTCTGCTACGTTGACGAATCATAATTTTGTTGCTGGGGATTACACTCCAACCAGCGGTTTAACGGGTGATGGCTCGACAAAATATTTGACCAGTGATGCTAATCCGTCTAGTTTGGGATTGACTGCTAATAATTGGGGGTTAGCAGTACATACACCGAGTTTGCCTGTTAATTCTAGCGGTTTGGCCGCCAGTTCGGTTATGGCATCCCTAGTGCAATCGACTCATTTTTTTTATGTAAATGGTCAGCTTTACAATCAGTTTGTTTATGACAATGACATACTCACTCCTACAGCTCAATCGTATCTAAATTATAACAATGGCAGCGGTAATGTTACGCCACCGTGGGGTGTTGCCAGAACAGCTTATGTAAATTCTTATAATGGCGTGACGGCAGCTGGTTGTAGTGGGTTTATGATGCAATCAGTGTCCTCCAGTTCAGGTAATGTGGTACCGAATGCAACAGTTAGCCTGTTTTCGATTGGCGTTGGAAATTGTTCACAGGCAACGCTGACGGGGTATGCGTTGTTTACAGGTATGACTCAGGCAGAATTGCAGGTACTTGGTGCGTTTTTTGATACGGTAAATCACCTAGCTTATCGCCCTGTTTTTGATGGGTTGTTAGCTTTTGGAGATTCTATAATTCGCGGAAATTCCACCAGTAATTATTTGACTAAACGCTGGACACAATTGCTGGCAAATCAGTTGGGCCTAACACTAACAAACTATGGCATGGACGGATCAACGATGTCTATTTGCCCTACGCTGGGTAATGGCGGCACTGCAAATACGTATAACTGTTTTGAGTATGACCCAACGACCAATGGCACAAGCCCTACTTCAAGCCAGAAAGGCTTTTTGGCGTTGCCTTTACAAAATAGCGGGGCGCTGGTTTGTATTGGTCTAGGTATAAATGATCTGAGTTATTCCGGTAATTTAACTAATTACATTAAAATTTATACTCAGACGCTGACGCAATTGAAGCAGGCCGGTTTTAATATGAGCAATGTTTTGATCGCTGGTATTACATACGCTAGCAATTCTGGAGGTAGTGCACCAGCCAACGGATATTACACATCCGCACTCTGTCAAATTTGGAATTCAGCTTTGGCAAATTTAGCTGCACAATTTGATTGTATCTTTGTGGATATGTTTAGCCTCTGGAATTCTTCAAATTCAAATACATATCTGAATGCTGATGGAATTCATCCAAATGATGCTGGACATGCGCTGATGGCGAACCAGGCGCTGGCAGCATACAACGCGGCACGTAATAGCACTATCGCTCTTTATGTGCCGGTGAATTGA
- a CDS encoding AAA family ATPase yields MLAQFEVSNFRQFKEKIVLDLTDAKQYAFNPECIRNGLVNKAIIYGSNGCGKTNLGLAIFDIVWHLTDNDRNGLINYMNGYANAESDFDLVKFRYVFKFNNKNIVYEYGKREIEVLQFETLNIDGKLVIEYELGKPLKVNLAGAETLKTDLSNSNISALKYIRSNAVLDKNEVNQAFDDFYYFVERMLFFRSVEQNMFIGSKQKVFTICQDILEHDHLQDFEEFLNDVGVKCVLSVIEVNGQKDIAFKFGYKSIPFFGIASSGTKDLALFYAWYQRILEGNEVSFVYIDEFDAHYHHALARSLVEKLKKVDAQVVLTTHNTNLMTNDMLRPDCYFIMSETGIRPLPQLTLKELRDVHNLEKIYRAGGFDG; encoded by the coding sequence ATGTTGGCACAATTTGAAGTAAGTAATTTTAGGCAGTTTAAAGAAAAAATAGTATTGGATTTAACTGATGCTAAGCAATATGCTTTTAACCCAGAGTGTATTAGAAACGGTTTGGTTAATAAAGCGATTATTTATGGATCGAATGGCTGTGGTAAAACTAATTTGGGTTTGGCTATTTTTGATATAGTTTGGCATTTGACTGATAATGATAGAAATGGTCTTATTAACTATATGAACGGTTATGCAAATGCAGAATCTGATTTTGATTTAGTTAAATTTAGATATGTCTTTAAATTTAATAATAAAAATATTGTTTATGAATACGGAAAGAGAGAGATAGAGGTTTTGCAGTTTGAAACTCTGAATATTGACGGTAAATTAGTGATTGAGTATGAGTTAGGTAAGCCGCTTAAAGTCAATTTAGCAGGGGCAGAAACTTTAAAAACCGATTTGAGTAATTCTAATATTTCGGCATTAAAATATATCAGAAGTAATGCTGTTTTGGATAAAAACGAAGTTAATCAGGCTTTTGATGATTTTTATTATTTTGTCGAAAGGATGCTTTTTTTTAGATCGGTAGAGCAAAATATGTTTATTGGTTCTAAACAGAAGGTATTTACTATTTGTCAGGATATATTAGAACACGATCATTTACAAGATTTTGAGGAATTTTTGAATGATGTTGGTGTTAAGTGTGTGCTATCAGTAATTGAAGTCAACGGTCAAAAAGACATTGCTTTCAAATTCGGATATAAAAGTATTCCATTTTTTGGAATTGCATCTTCGGGCACGAAAGATTTAGCTTTATTTTATGCCTGGTATCAGCGCATATTAGAAGGTAATGAGGTATCCTTTGTATATATAGATGAGTTTGATGCCCATTATCACCATGCTTTAGCAAGATCATTGGTCGAAAAGTTAAAAAAAGTTGATGCTCAGGTTGTTCTAACTACACATAATACTAATTTAATGACTAATGATATGTTACGTCCTGATTGCTATTTTATTATGTCAGAAACAGGTATTAGACCTTTGCCGCAACTTACGCTAAAAGAGTTAAGGGATGTTCATAATCTAGAAAAAATTTATCGCGCCGGTGGATTTGATGGCTAA
- a CDS encoding Bbp16 family capsid cement protein: MGLQDSKLLVAGTINPNVSAQTASASNPPITGQDLTGVTAGTVTLSQYSIDLNPVAGTGIDIGEGAPLFLKWLITTAFTGATGLTIAVVTADNSGLSTNLTTLNSQAAPALTAGTFGYLPIPPQIASGGASGLGQEFIGATFTPTGGTVTAGKIVAEITNQVDDPKSFYKSGFTVA; the protein is encoded by the coding sequence ATGGGGTTGCAGGATAGTAAGTTGTTGGTGGCGGGGACGATTAATCCGAATGTGTCGGCTCAGACCGCCAGTGCCTCGAATCCGCCGATTACCGGTCAGGATTTGACGGGGGTGACGGCGGGTACGGTGACGTTGTCGCAGTATTCGATTGATTTGAATCCGGTGGCGGGTACCGGGATTGATATCGGTGAGGGTGCGCCGTTGTTTTTGAAGTGGCTGATTACCACGGCGTTTACCGGGGCTACCGGTTTGACGATTGCGGTGGTGACGGCGGATAACTCGGGGTTGTCGACCAATTTGACGACGTTGAATAGTCAGGCGGCGCCGGCTTTGACGGCTGGGACGTTTGGCTATTTGCCGATTCCGCCGCAGATAGCTTCCGGGGGTGCCAGTGGTTTGGGGCAGGAGTTTATCGGGGCTACGTTTACGCCGACGGGCGGCACGGTAACAGCCGGCAAGATTGTGGCGGAGATTACTAATCAGGTGGATGATCCCAAGTCGTTTTATAAGTCTGGGTTTACGGTGGCTTAG
- a CDS encoding glycoside hydrolase family protein yields the protein MASEQLLAQLRFEEGLRLEAYQDSRDIKSIGYGHNLVTQPFFAGVRIPDRISTDLAEQVLLNDVLVTAYTLLQSWPLLANLDLPRRDACIQMAFQLGVHGFLGFSQLRIALGQQDWDKAYAEVLDSQAARECTNRWHRIAGQILHGVYYQVPALAKADIEHS from the coding sequence ATGGCAAGTGAGCAGTTGTTGGCGCAGTTGCGCTTTGAAGAAGGGCTGAGGCTAGAGGCTTATCAGGATAGCCGCGATATTAAATCCATCGGTTATGGACATAATTTAGTGACCCAGCCGTTTTTTGCTGGAGTCAGGATTCCGGATCGGATTAGCACGGATTTGGCGGAACAGGTTTTGTTAAACGATGTATTGGTAACAGCTTACACCTTGTTGCAAAGTTGGCCGTTGTTAGCCAATTTGGATTTGCCACGCCGGGATGCTTGTATTCAGATGGCGTTTCAGTTAGGTGTGCATGGTTTTTTGGGATTTAGCCAATTAAGAATCGCGCTGGGGCAGCAGGATTGGGATAAAGCCTATGCCGAGGTATTGGATAGTCAGGCTGCCAGGGAGTGCACCAACCGTTGGCACAGAATAGCCGGCCAGATTTTGCACGGTGTGTATTATCAGGTACCGGCGCTGGCCAAAGCTGATATTGAGCATTCTTAG
- a CDS encoding major capsid protein, with the protein MLRTWGFKLSLVLGLWACLVAVPAVAEVMQALPLTAFLGNGFVAGVLYLHDHLASVSPDQAGLLFGFGLAGTTTAQSSNAMTLAEWAKLQDPDGKVAIVANLLSQTNEVLEDAVFMEGNLPTGHRVTVATGLPAVYWRSYNLGVPSSKATFAQVDEAIGMLEAYAVVDKDLALLNGNTAAFRLQEDQLFLEAMNQTQAKTLFYGNPATDARQFMGLTPRFNNLAAGNAANIMDAGGTGSTNTSIWLVVWGENTAFCPFPKGSKAGLIHDDQGEVTTYDSNQNRYQAFQTHYQWKNGLCVKDWRYVVRIANIQVTPGNNPPVTADLLSLMSRALDRVPNLNMGRAAFYMNRTLFSMLRLQALNKSNMALAIEPALSQFGTPQRWTSFMGVPLRKVDAILNTESQVTSSS; encoded by the coding sequence ATGTTGAGGACATGGGGTTTTAAGTTGAGTTTGGTGTTGGGCTTGTGGGCTTGTTTGGTGGCGGTGCCAGCCGTTGCCGAGGTTATGCAGGCATTACCATTGACGGCGTTTTTGGGCAATGGTTTTGTTGCGGGTGTGCTTTATCTGCATGACCATTTGGCCAGTGTATCGCCGGATCAGGCTGGTTTGCTGTTTGGGTTTGGTTTGGCGGGTACTACGACGGCGCAGTCGAGTAATGCGATGACGTTGGCGGAATGGGCCAAGTTGCAGGACCCGGATGGCAAGGTGGCGATTGTGGCTAATTTGCTGTCGCAGACCAATGAGGTGTTGGAGGATGCGGTGTTTATGGAGGGTAATTTGCCGACCGGGCATCGGGTGACGGTGGCGACAGGTTTGCCGGCGGTGTATTGGCGCTCCTATAACCTTGGGGTGCCGTCTAGTAAGGCGACGTTTGCCCAGGTGGATGAAGCCATTGGCATGCTGGAGGCTTATGCGGTGGTGGATAAGGATCTGGCTCTGTTGAATGGCAATACGGCGGCGTTTCGTTTGCAGGAAGATCAGCTGTTTCTGGAGGCGATGAATCAGACTCAGGCCAAGACTTTGTTTTATGGCAATCCGGCTACGGATGCCCGGCAGTTTATGGGTTTGACGCCACGCTTTAATAATCTGGCGGCGGGTAATGCGGCGAATATTATGGATGCGGGGGGTACGGGTAGTACGAATACTTCGATCTGGCTGGTGGTGTGGGGTGAGAATACGGCGTTTTGTCCGTTCCCTAAGGGTTCCAAGGCCGGTTTGATCCATGACGATCAGGGCGAGGTGACGACTTATGATTCTAATCAGAATCGTTATCAGGCTTTTCAAACCCATTATCAGTGGAAGAATGGGTTGTGTGTGAAAGATTGGCGCTATGTGGTGCGGATTGCCAATATTCAGGTGACACCGGGCAATAATCCGCCGGTGACGGCTGATTTGTTGAGTTTGATGTCGCGGGCTTTGGATAGGGTGCCGAATTTGAATATGGGCCGGGCGGCGTTTTATATGAACCGGACCCTTTTTTCGATGCTGCGTTTGCAGGCTTTGAATAAGAGCAATATGGCTTTGGCGATTGAGCCGGCTTTGAGTCAGTTTGGTACGCCGCAGCGCTGGACCAGTTTTATGGGTGTGCCGTTGCGTAAGGTGGATGCGATTTTGAATACGGAATCGCAGGTGACGAGCAGCTCGTAA